Proteins encoded within one genomic window of Neodiprion fabricii isolate iyNeoFabr1 chromosome 6, iyNeoFabr1.1, whole genome shotgun sequence:
- the LOC124185766 gene encoding uncharacterized protein LOC124185766 isoform X2, with protein MDIKLNSTWVALVLAVLVLVIATSSAGHRSRGSGRIAYRGHNRREVRDYLAPPSQNAFDTSYGIPSRRPSPLIPYRPGRYLDPPPTPSTEAPGYFSRFMSWINPWGGTTTVAPSGYLPPEVKAKENKCSPCNKIPWNPMANNGQHDAYGSGTTNVEIQPSDGQEGKNNGGSFTLSYSEGIRIPDFSYGRPTSPQTEGLQPPPADLSTSPPIPFPYLYPGPMPPLFKAKPFHSSSDFFKPTPSIQLTSGLPEFTPESIPNFSGPEQQHLDDGHVDVLPPGAEVDISGHGTEIRDTPPPGYGGSSFESEGYHEIGYGSTTLNVDQSKTVTAGYNVQPPVTVEVIHSVPAAEFSAPVDHPVHYEESPIIDLSKDDQREPQGAVQQNGDSDYTPGLNPPPNEAVYSYNSNSGDSLTTVAAKDESRKNSYGIPVNNNLLADSLAASSSTNGTSFSPTPSYNILGVDELPVSHETAKSNAYESFPPSTEKLLISVQNSEQNFQEPSKQPLNGSTLQQQTPQNHGKIVDSYQQNIKQPSSGQSAVIQNPEPLVSYRPDSLYVPYPPYSGTNTQQEMAVKDYQERLRTESQQNQGSWNSPSLRGTTWVSQPQPSFAVPGSINPSVFPGGNTINSQNQRQQSGVKKNKQVQIIIPYTSQYTPSPFQPVPDDWSGRGSLEQTQGRKVPVIDEADHNYVGQESQNVEIKRPLKPLENLLSKEISKKPFVKQENNSIDVTRLQKNIDNWTIQEYSRGMTSSTALPSSSHPYLLPSKKIPHEYLTSTQSSAPQERIDTNQSDLAGLNYNDLEHEGAASGRVDVPHIQVFRVESVSKSTETDKSPITASTTTESTTSASSPSSFTSTSPTTTTTQQSWAELPVSISPHNNERVYVVTPQPVRTSKSEKYEAIERAYQVLPQAVNNLASASVSAPEDSPLWGIMEHEKYARNDERNPNATVPILYSGHSKVSNAKH; from the exons ATGGATATCAAGCTT AATTCCACCTGGGTGGCTCTGGTACTTGCCGTTCTCGTTCTTGTCATCGCGACGAGTTCCGCTGGCCACAGGAGTCGCGGATCGGGCAGAATCGCTTACAGAGGTCACAATCGACGGGAAGTTCGCGACTACCTCGCCCCGCCGTCACAAAACGCTTTCGACACGAGCTACGGAATTCCGTCGCGCCGGCCGTCTCCGCTGATACCCTATCGACCTGGCAGATACTTGGACCCTCCTCCAACTCCGTCGACCGAAGCACCGGGCTACTTTTCCAGGTTCATGAGCTGGATTAATCCATGGGGAGGAACTACAACAGTCGCGCCATCCGGCTACCTACCTCCAGAGGTCAAGGCGAAAGAAAACAAATGCAGTCCGTGCAACAAGATACCCTGGAACCCGATGGCAAATAACGGTCAGCACGATGCATACGGGTCAGGCACGACGAACGTAGAGATCCAACCTAGCGATGGTCAGGAGGGGAAGAACAACGGTGGTTCATTCACATTGAGCTACTCGGAAGGCATCCGTATCCCTGACTTCAGCTATGGACGTCCCACCAGCCCGCAAACCGAAGGTTTGCAACCGCCACCGGCGGACTTGAGCACATCACCACCGATTCCGTTTCCTTATTTATATCCAGGCCCAATGCCGCCCCTCTTCAAGGCCAAGCCGTTCCACTCTTCGTCGGATTTCTTCAAGCCTACGCCTTCCATCCAACTGACATCAGGTCTGCCAGAATTTACTCCCGAGTCAATACCGAACTTTTCCGGCCCCGAGCAACAGCATCTTGACGATGGACACGTGGACGTTCTGCCCCCAGGCGCAGAGGTCGATATTTCAGGTCATGGTACCGAAATTCGTGACACGCCACCCCCTGGATACGGGGGATCGTCTTTCGAAAGTGAAGGGTATCACGAAATCGGGTACGGAAGCACCACACTGAACGTTGACCAGTCAAAGACAGTTACGGCCGGCTACAATGTTCAGCCCCCAGTGACCGTTGAGGTAATTCATAGCGTTCCTGCAGCTGAATTTTCGGCGCCAGTAGATCACCCTGTACACTATGAGGAGTCACCGATTATTGATCTGAGCAAAGATGATCAGAGGGAACCCCAGGGTGCGGTGCAGCAAAATGGCGACAGTGATTATACGCCCGGATTAAATCCACCGCCGAATGAAGCCGTCTATTCCTACAATAGCAATAGCGGAGATTCACTCACAACGGTCGCAGCGAAGGATGAAAGTCGTAAAAACTCCTACGGTATTCCCGTGAACAATAATCTACTCGCGGACTCACTGGCTGCTTCATCTTCTACAAACGGAACCAGTTTTTCACCCACGCCGTCTTACAACATTCTAGGTGTCGACGAACTCCCCGTCAGTCATGAAACCGCCAAATCAAACGCTTACGAGAGCTTTCCACCCTCGACGGAGAAACTTTTAATATCTGTCCAAAATTCAGAGCAGAATTTTCAAGAACCGAGCAAACAGCCACTGAATGGCTCTACTCTACAACAGCAGACTCCGCAGAATCATGGGAAGATCGTCGACAGTTATCAACAGAACATAAAACAACCGTCCAGCGGTCAGTCAGCCGTCATCCAAAATCCAGAACCTCTTGTCTCGTATCGCCCCGATTCGCTCTACGTACCTTATCCCCCGTATTCTGGAACTAACACCCAACAG GAGATGGCTGTGAAGGACTATCAGGAAAGATTGAGGACAGAGAGCCAGCAGAATCAGGGATCATGGAATTCGCCTTCACTCAGAGGCACGACTTGGGTCTCGCAACCGCAGCCGAGTTTCGCAGTGCCGGGGAGCATAAATCCCAGCGTTTTCCCCGGTGGGAATACGATCAACTCCCAGAACCAGCGGCAACAGTCGGGAGTCAAAAAAAACAAGCAG gTACAGATCATAATTCCTTACACCTCACAGTACACGCCGAGTCCATTTCAGCCTGTCCCGGATGATTGGAGTGGCCGCGGTTCCCTTGAACAAACTCAAGGAAGGAAAGTTCCTGTAATTGATGAAGCAGATCACAACTATGTTGGACAAGAGTCTCAGAATGTTGAGATTAAGAGGCCATTGAAGCCCTTGGAAAACCTGTTATCTAAAGAAATTTCCAAGAAACCATTTGTCAAGCAGGAAAACAATTCCATCGACGTCACGAGGCTTCAGAAGAACATCGACAATTGGACTATTCAG GAATACTCGCGTGGAATGACTTCGAGCACCGCTCTACCTAGTTCTTCGCATCCTTACCTTCTGCCGtctaaaaaaataccacaTGAATACTTGACCAGCACTCAGTCCTCGGCTCCCCAGGAAAGGATTGACACGAATCAGTCCGACTTAGCCGGCCTTAACTACAATGATCTCGAACACGAAGGTGCTGCAAGTGGCCGTGTCGATGTTCCTCATATTCAG GTATTTCGCGTCGAGAGCGTGTCTAAGTCAACTGAGACCGATAAAAGCCCGATAACCGCGTCCACAACAACAGAGAGTACGACCTCCGCATCTTCACCTTCATCTTTCACATCGACGTCaccaacgacgacgacgactcaACAGTCATGGGCTGAGCTTCCGGTGTCTATTTCACCGCACAACAACGAACGAGTTTACGTTGTCACGCCACAGCCGGTGAGAACGTCCAAATCAGAAAAATATGAGGCAATCGAGAGAGCCTACCAGGTGCTACCCCAGGCGGTTAATAATCTGGCATCCGCGTCTGTGAGCGCTCCCGAAGATTCCCCCCTTTGGGGAATTATGGAACACGAAAAATACGCGAGAAACGACGAAAGAAACCCGAACGCTACCGTTCCGATTCTCTATTCCGGACATTCTAAG GTTTCCAACGCAAAACATTGA
- the LOC124185766 gene encoding uncharacterized protein LOC124185766 isoform X1, with amino-acid sequence MDIKLNSTWVALVLAVLVLVIATSSAGHRSRGSGRIAYRGHNRREVRDYLAPPSQNAFDTSYGIPSRRPSPLIPYRPGRYLDPPPTPSTEAPGYFSRFMSWINPWGGTTTVAPSGYLPPEVKAKENKCSPCNKIPWNPMANNGQHDAYGSGTTNVEIQPSDGQEGKNNGGSFTLSYSEGIRIPDFSYGRPTSPQTEGLQPPPADLSTSPPIPFPYLYPGPMPPLFKAKPFHSSSDFFKPTPSIQLTSGLPEFTPESIPNFSGPEQQHLDDGHVDVLPPGAEVDISGHGTEIRDTPPPGYGGSSFESEGYHEIGYGSTTLNVDQSKTVTAGYNVQPPVTVEVIHSVPAAEFSAPVDHPVHYEESPIIDLSKDDQREPQGAVQQNGDSDYTPGLNPPPNEAVYSYNSNSGDSLTTVAAKDESRKNSYGIPVNNNLLADSLAASSSTNGTSFSPTPSYNILGVDELPVSHETAKSNAYESFPPSTEKLLISVQNSEQNFQEPSKQPLNGSTLQQQTPQNHGKIVDSYQQNIKQPSSGQSAVIQNPEPLVSYRPDSLYVPYPPYSGTNTQQVGVKSTGNSQPPVAIGPTTEEPFLDALLKSYDNFKQEMAVKDYQERLRTESQQNQGSWNSPSLRGTTWVSQPQPSFAVPGSINPSVFPGGNTINSQNQRQQSGVKKNKQVQIIIPYTSQYTPSPFQPVPDDWSGRGSLEQTQGRKVPVIDEADHNYVGQESQNVEIKRPLKPLENLLSKEISKKPFVKQENNSIDVTRLQKNIDNWTIQEYSRGMTSSTALPSSSHPYLLPSKKIPHEYLTSTQSSAPQERIDTNQSDLAGLNYNDLEHEGAASGRVDVPHIQVFRVESVSKSTETDKSPITASTTTESTTSASSPSSFTSTSPTTTTTQQSWAELPVSISPHNNERVYVVTPQPVRTSKSEKYEAIERAYQVLPQAVNNLASASVSAPEDSPLWGIMEHEKYARNDERNPNATVPILYSGHSKVSNAKH; translated from the exons ATGGATATCAAGCTT AATTCCACCTGGGTGGCTCTGGTACTTGCCGTTCTCGTTCTTGTCATCGCGACGAGTTCCGCTGGCCACAGGAGTCGCGGATCGGGCAGAATCGCTTACAGAGGTCACAATCGACGGGAAGTTCGCGACTACCTCGCCCCGCCGTCACAAAACGCTTTCGACACGAGCTACGGAATTCCGTCGCGCCGGCCGTCTCCGCTGATACCCTATCGACCTGGCAGATACTTGGACCCTCCTCCAACTCCGTCGACCGAAGCACCGGGCTACTTTTCCAGGTTCATGAGCTGGATTAATCCATGGGGAGGAACTACAACAGTCGCGCCATCCGGCTACCTACCTCCAGAGGTCAAGGCGAAAGAAAACAAATGCAGTCCGTGCAACAAGATACCCTGGAACCCGATGGCAAATAACGGTCAGCACGATGCATACGGGTCAGGCACGACGAACGTAGAGATCCAACCTAGCGATGGTCAGGAGGGGAAGAACAACGGTGGTTCATTCACATTGAGCTACTCGGAAGGCATCCGTATCCCTGACTTCAGCTATGGACGTCCCACCAGCCCGCAAACCGAAGGTTTGCAACCGCCACCGGCGGACTTGAGCACATCACCACCGATTCCGTTTCCTTATTTATATCCAGGCCCAATGCCGCCCCTCTTCAAGGCCAAGCCGTTCCACTCTTCGTCGGATTTCTTCAAGCCTACGCCTTCCATCCAACTGACATCAGGTCTGCCAGAATTTACTCCCGAGTCAATACCGAACTTTTCCGGCCCCGAGCAACAGCATCTTGACGATGGACACGTGGACGTTCTGCCCCCAGGCGCAGAGGTCGATATTTCAGGTCATGGTACCGAAATTCGTGACACGCCACCCCCTGGATACGGGGGATCGTCTTTCGAAAGTGAAGGGTATCACGAAATCGGGTACGGAAGCACCACACTGAACGTTGACCAGTCAAAGACAGTTACGGCCGGCTACAATGTTCAGCCCCCAGTGACCGTTGAGGTAATTCATAGCGTTCCTGCAGCTGAATTTTCGGCGCCAGTAGATCACCCTGTACACTATGAGGAGTCACCGATTATTGATCTGAGCAAAGATGATCAGAGGGAACCCCAGGGTGCGGTGCAGCAAAATGGCGACAGTGATTATACGCCCGGATTAAATCCACCGCCGAATGAAGCCGTCTATTCCTACAATAGCAATAGCGGAGATTCACTCACAACGGTCGCAGCGAAGGATGAAAGTCGTAAAAACTCCTACGGTATTCCCGTGAACAATAATCTACTCGCGGACTCACTGGCTGCTTCATCTTCTACAAACGGAACCAGTTTTTCACCCACGCCGTCTTACAACATTCTAGGTGTCGACGAACTCCCCGTCAGTCATGAAACCGCCAAATCAAACGCTTACGAGAGCTTTCCACCCTCGACGGAGAAACTTTTAATATCTGTCCAAAATTCAGAGCAGAATTTTCAAGAACCGAGCAAACAGCCACTGAATGGCTCTACTCTACAACAGCAGACTCCGCAGAATCATGGGAAGATCGTCGACAGTTATCAACAGAACATAAAACAACCGTCCAGCGGTCAGTCAGCCGTCATCCAAAATCCAGAACCTCTTGTCTCGTATCGCCCCGATTCGCTCTACGTACCTTATCCCCCGTATTCTGGAACTAACACCCAACAGGTAGGCGTCAAATCCACTGGAAACTCCCAGCCGCCCGTAGCCATAGGTCCAACCACCGAGGAGCCGTTCTTAGATGCTCTGCTCAAATCGTACGACAATTTCAAACAGGAGATGGCTGTGAAGGACTATCAGGAAAGATTGAGGACAGAGAGCCAGCAGAATCAGGGATCATGGAATTCGCCTTCACTCAGAGGCACGACTTGGGTCTCGCAACCGCAGCCGAGTTTCGCAGTGCCGGGGAGCATAAATCCCAGCGTTTTCCCCGGTGGGAATACGATCAACTCCCAGAACCAGCGGCAACAGTCGGGAGTCAAAAAAAACAAGCAG gTACAGATCATAATTCCTTACACCTCACAGTACACGCCGAGTCCATTTCAGCCTGTCCCGGATGATTGGAGTGGCCGCGGTTCCCTTGAACAAACTCAAGGAAGGAAAGTTCCTGTAATTGATGAAGCAGATCACAACTATGTTGGACAAGAGTCTCAGAATGTTGAGATTAAGAGGCCATTGAAGCCCTTGGAAAACCTGTTATCTAAAGAAATTTCCAAGAAACCATTTGTCAAGCAGGAAAACAATTCCATCGACGTCACGAGGCTTCAGAAGAACATCGACAATTGGACTATTCAG GAATACTCGCGTGGAATGACTTCGAGCACCGCTCTACCTAGTTCTTCGCATCCTTACCTTCTGCCGtctaaaaaaataccacaTGAATACTTGACCAGCACTCAGTCCTCGGCTCCCCAGGAAAGGATTGACACGAATCAGTCCGACTTAGCCGGCCTTAACTACAATGATCTCGAACACGAAGGTGCTGCAAGTGGCCGTGTCGATGTTCCTCATATTCAG GTATTTCGCGTCGAGAGCGTGTCTAAGTCAACTGAGACCGATAAAAGCCCGATAACCGCGTCCACAACAACAGAGAGTACGACCTCCGCATCTTCACCTTCATCTTTCACATCGACGTCaccaacgacgacgacgactcaACAGTCATGGGCTGAGCTTCCGGTGTCTATTTCACCGCACAACAACGAACGAGTTTACGTTGTCACGCCACAGCCGGTGAGAACGTCCAAATCAGAAAAATATGAGGCAATCGAGAGAGCCTACCAGGTGCTACCCCAGGCGGTTAATAATCTGGCATCCGCGTCTGTGAGCGCTCCCGAAGATTCCCCCCTTTGGGGAATTATGGAACACGAAAAATACGCGAGAAACGACGAAAGAAACCCGAACGCTACCGTTCCGATTCTCTATTCCGGACATTCTAAG GTTTCCAACGCAAAACATTGA
- the LOC124185767 gene encoding uncharacterized protein LOC124185767 produces the protein MKKRECKNQSEVIMSKRLVPPDGGWGWLIVVAYAINGMCTIPVMQGFGLLFRGTCADLGMSGTDISIILNVNSACGMALGLANGPLLRYFGCRKVAVCAAIFYALGLTLCAWANSFIYFIITYGVICSISTSVMNSAFSLSLNSYFMKKRGRAVGLAMTLNGLGPIVVPQLISILLLKYDVTGTTFILGGLCLHLLVAALLLQPIEWHLIEDTQESDPEAMPKLVETEEKGRKNSRHSISRSNEDIVATERKRILTMSSVDHEVDSGSLYGFETLVPRKQSITYTVNTAAKKPYRRSVSQVDGSSTTTTPVERSDPTYKWWSSGKSLDTINLGSSIKIFEGGKDDERRASESQVLMQKKKVETVHEEEDDFENDDDKQTNREQKEIKNKKSRISRMLHSVVVFFDLDLLRDPVYVSIMLGMSIAVFAELNFSILTPFILSDMSLNTEQIATVMSCVAITDLIFRALAPFIGEFLKQPPRVMYLLSLIMLIATRLSLFLAGNFRSVVIIGFGLGVAKGVRSVYMSLTLASYIPIEKLASATGIQMVTNGIILLILGPLLGLLRDKTGNYDLCLLFINGITSITVMMWTLEIIVRKIMSRRSKNAENNDEAITS, from the exons ATGAAGAAACGTGAGTGCAAAAATCAAAGTGAAGTCATCATGTCGAAAAGGCTTGTTCCACCGGATGGAGGTTGGGGATGGCTGATCGTTGTAGCTTATGCTATAAACGGG ATGTGTACAATTCCTGTAATGCAAGGATTCGGGCTGCTTTTCAGAGGCACCTGCGCGGACCTTGGCATGTCTGGAACGGACATTTCTATTATTTTAAATGTTAACTCCGCTTGTGGGATGGCCTTGGGCCTCGCTAATGGTCCACTTCTTCGCTACTTTGGATGCAGAAAAGTCGCGGTATGTGCAGCCATATTCTACGCATTAGGACTAACGCTATGTGCCTGGGCAAACTCGTTTATTTACTTCATCATCACCTACGGCGTTATATGCT CTATCAGCACCTCCGTAATGAATTCGGCATTTTCTCTATCTCTGAACTCCTACTTCATGAAAAAAAGAGGTCGAGCTGTGGGCTTGGCGATGACTCTAAATGGACTAGGCCCAATTGTTGTACCCCAGTTAATATCGATTCTGCTGTTGAAATACGATGTTACG GGAACAACTTTTATCTTGGGCGGCTTGTGTCTTCACTTGCTGGTAGCAGCTCTTCTTTTGCAGCCAATAGAATGGCATCTGATAGAGGACACTCAGGAATCAGACCCGGAAGCTATGCCAAAGCTCGTCGAAACTGAGGAGAAAG gTAGAAAGAACAGCCGGCACAGCATCAGCAGATCTAACGAGGACATAGTAGCAACTGAACGAAAACGCATACTTACCATGTCTAGCGTTGATCACGAAGTTGATTCCGGTAGCCTCTACGGCTTTGAAACCCTCGTGCCAAGAAAGCAGTCAATAACTTACACGGTGAATACAG cagccaaaaaaccataTAGAAGGAGTGTCAGCCAGGTAGACGGTTCGTCAACAACCACTACGCCTGTGGAACGTTCCGATCCTACATACAAATGGTGGAGCTCTG GGAAAAGCTTGGACACAATCAATCTGGGTAGCAGCATAAAGATATTCGAAGGTGGAAAAGACGATGAGCGAAGGGCTAGTGAGTCCCAAGTCCTAATGCAAAAGAAGAAGGTGGAAACTGTTcacgaggaggaggatgatTTTGAGAATGATGATGATAAGCAGAC AAACCGCGAACAGAAGGAGATCAAAAACAAGAAGTCGAGAATAAGTCGCATGCTGCATTCGGTGGTCGTCTTCTTCGATTTAGATCTACTTCGTGATCCTGTCTACGTAAGCATAATGCTCGGCATGTCGATAGCGGTATTTGCCGAGTTGAACTTTTCAATTCTGACACCTTTCATCCTAAGCGACATGAGCTTGAACACGGAGCAGATTGCTACGGTGATGAGCTGTGTGGCAATTACAGATCTGATCTTCAGAGCGCTCGCCCCATTCATTGGGGAGTTTCTCAAACAACCGCCTAGGGTCATGTACCTTCTCAGTCTAATCATGCTGATTGCCACGAGACTGA GTCTTTTCTTAGCTGGAAATTTCCGAAGTGTTGTGATCATTGGATTTGGTCTTGGCGTTGCGAAGGGGGTTCGATCCGTTTACATGTCATTGACACTCGCCAGTTATATACCAATAGAAAAACTCGCGTCAGCTACTGGGATCCAAATGGTGACCAACGGAATCATACTTTTAATCCTTGGTCCTTTGCTCG GTCTTCTGAGGGACAAGACGGGAAACTACGACTTGTGCTTACTGTTCATAAACGGGATAACCAGTATCACCGTGATGATGTGGACGTTGGAAATAATCGTACGTAAGATAATGAGTAGACGGTCAAagaatgctgaaaataatgatgaagCCATCACATCGTAG